The following coding sequences are from one Canis lupus dingo isolate Sandy chromosome 21, ASM325472v2, whole genome shotgun sequence window:
- the LOC112667714 gene encoding serum amyloid A protein-like: MKLFPGLLFCSLVLGVSGQWYSFVGEAAQGAWDMLRAYSDMREANYKNSDKYFHARGNYDAAQRGPGGAWAAKVISDARENSQRITDLLRFGDSGHGAEDSKADQAANEWGRSGKDPNHFRPAGLPDKY; the protein is encoded by the exons ATGAAGCTTTTCCCGGGCCTCCTTTTCTGTTCCTTGGTCCTGGGTGTCAGCGGCCAATGGTATTCATTTGTCGGCGAGGCTGCTCAAG GGGCTTGGGACATGTTGAGAGCCTACTCTGACATGAGAGAAGCCAACTACAAAAATTCAGACAAATACTTCCATGCCCGGGGGAACTATGACGCTGCACAGAGGGGCCCTGGGGGGGCCTGGGCTGCTAAAGTGATCAG CGATGCCAGAGAGAATTCTCAGAGAATCACAGACCTTTTAAGGTTTGGAGACAGCGGCCACGGAGCGGAGGACTCGAAGGCTGACCAGGCTGCCAACGAATGGGGCCGGAGTGGCAAAGACCCCAACCACTTCCGACCTGCTGGCCTGCCTGACAAGTACTGA